CACCCAGTCCCCGGGATCGTCTGCAACGGAATCCCTAATATATAGTTCTTATTATCGTGAAATCTTGAGAAGATGTCAAAATAAAAAGAAATACCCCCTTGGTCATCACGTACCAAGAGAGTATATATGCTTTAGTCTTCGTAGCGAATCAATGAGAGAACGTCGTATCCTTCGAGTTTCTCACGTCCACCAAGACCATCGAGTTCAATCAAGAATCCGATTCCGGCAACCGTTCCGCCTAATTTTTCAATCATTTGAATCGTTGCTTCGATCGTACCACCTGTTGCAAGCAAATCGTCAAGGATGACGACGCGTTGTCCTGGTTGAATCGCATCTTCATGCATCGTCAAAACGTCTTTTCCGTACTCAAGACCATACTCGACACGGACTGTCTCACGTGGTAATTTTCCTTCTTTACGGACAGGTACAAATCCGATCTCCATCGCGTAAGCGGCTGGGCAACCAACGACGAATCCACGTGCTTCCGGACCCGCGATGACATCAGCGCCTTTACTGCGTGCATATTCGACGAGTGCATCAACCGATTGTTTGTACACTGGTCCGTTCTGCATGAGTGATGTGATGTCTTTGAAACTGATTCCTTCTTTCGGCCAGTTTTCGACCTCTTTTATATGCTGTTTGAACTCCATGTCTTTTCCTCCTGCTTCGCCGCTTCTACCAAAGTATCAAAACGCTCTTTCAACTGAGCGAGTGACGAATAAATGTATTGTTGCTCGAGCTCTTGACGTGCTTCATGACGCTGGTACGTCGGAGCTTCCGTCAGATCTCGTTTTGCAGCATTTGGGTTCACACCCGGCAGCCCGTCCTCCATTGTAACAAGAAAATCAAGTTCCGAGAATACCGAATGCATAAAGTTAATCGATCGTTTCGTCCATTTTCGCGATTTCGACAAACGTACAAGACCAATTCGGAGCTCGTCACGCGGACATTTCGCGAAATACTGGAAGTACTGTTTGAAGTCCTCCCGCGATGGAATCGTCTCGAAATAATATCCTTCATCCTTAAAAGCGCAATAAATCCGCTCTGCCTGTTGCACGTAAGGATGGAATGCAACTTCTTCCTCCGGTAGGTCAAGGAAAACGATATTTTGACGGATCGGACCGTTCAACGGACGTTCCGCGTACTTTTCTTTCACCTCATCGGTAAAGGCAACGAATGTCGTTGTCTCGTGCGGTAAGGCAAATAGTTCGCTCAGCGGTCGTTTACCCCCACGATAATCAAACACTTGAACATCTTCGACGGCGACATCTTGAATCATCAATTGTGGTTTACGGAACCCATTCCATTCATTAATGTTCAGACTGCCCATCAAGTGAATCTCCGACAGGGTCGAGACTTCATCGACAAGGTCGCCGAAGCCGAAGCCGATCGCATCGAGTTCCTTCCCGTCGCCTGATAGTAGTGCTTTGACATGCGTCAAGTCACGACCGATCCGCTTCATGTCCCGGATCTTCGCTTGCTCGATGACAATCCGTGGCGCGGGATTCCCCATCCCGAATGGTGCGAGTCGCTGAATATCTTCAATTAACTGGATCGAGACGTCGCTGACTTGCAAACGTAAGTCGACATCAATCGTCGCGATGAAGGCATCGTCTGGCAACGTGCTAGCCTGTTCATTCAAGCGTTGACGTAACGTCTCGACGTCATCGGAAGAGAGTGTCATTCCAGCAGCAGCTGGATGTCCACCGAAGTGCGGCAAGATGTCTTCACACTTCGTCAGTTCCGCGAATAAATCAAAGGCTGGAATCGAACGTCCAGAACCCTTAGCTGTTCCTTTTTCAGCATCATGACACAGCATGATGACGGGACGATGATATTTTTCAACGAGTCGCGAAGCGACAATCCCAACGACACCTGGATTCCAGTCTGCCGCATCGACGACGAGTACGCGGTCATCTTTAAACCGTTCTTCGACAAGCGCCGTCGCTTCTTCCGCAATCTGCTTGACGATATCTTGACGCTGCTTATTTTGTTGGTCGAGTTGCTTCGCGAGGTGAAGTGCCTCATCCTTACTTTCCGCTAGTAACATCTCAAGCGCTGGCATCGCCGAATCAAGACGACCTGCCGCATTGATCCGCGGACCGAACGCAAATCCGACCGATTCTTCGGTCAGTTCCTCTTCCGTTAAACTACAAACGTCACGTAACGCAAGGATACCCGGACGTTCACTCGCATTCAGCGCCTCGATGCCACGAATCGCTAGCAACCTGTTCTCACCGACAAGTGGGACGAGATCGGCAATCGTTCCGAGCACGGCAAGATCGAGTAACTCGACGGGTTCCCGATCAAGCAGTGCATGTGCGACCTTAAAGGCCACACCCGCTCCAGCAAGCTTCGAGAACGGATACGCTGGATCAACACCCGGATGAATCAAAGCAAAAGCGTCGGGTAACGTTTCTTTTGCTTCGTGATGATCGGTGATGATTAAATCGACACCGAGTTCTTTCAGGACATCTGCTTCATGGATGCCGGAAATGCCGCAGTCAACGGTAATGACGAGACTAAAGCCTTCTTCCGCAGCCCAGCGAAAAGCGGCTTCGTTTGGTCCATAGCCTTCCGTGAATCGGTTCGGGATATAACACTCTGCCATCCCTCCGATTTCAATTAAGGCGTGCCAGAGAATCGCAGCGGAACTCACGCCGTCAACGTCATAATCACCGTAAATTAAAATCATCTCGCCCTCGTCAACGGCACGTTGAATCCGTTCGACGACTTTTGGCATGTCTTTAAAAGCAAATGGATCATGAAATGCCATTTGATCGGTTTCTAAAAAATCACGGGCAGCTTCACGTGTCGTGAATCCCCGTTGGACAAGTAGTTGTGCGACGTGCGGTGAGATCGTGCCATCCGCCGTCAATTGTTCGATTTGTTCTGAATCGATGACTTTATCAAGCCATGTTTTTTTAGCATGGTACATCTCAAACCCTCCAATCAACTTCCCCATTATAATTGAAAATCCGCACCAGCG
This region of Exiguobacterium acetylicum DSM 20416 genomic DNA includes:
- a CDS encoding adenine phosphoribosyltransferase; amino-acid sequence: MEFKQHIKEVENWPKEGISFKDITSLMQNGPVYKQSVDALVEYARSKGADVIAGPEARGFVVGCPAAYAMEIGFVPVRKEGKLPRETVRVEYGLEYGKDVLTMHEDAIQPGQRVVILDDLLATGGTIEATIQMIEKLGGTVAGIGFLIELDGLGGREKLEGYDVLSLIRYED
- the recJ gene encoding single-stranded-DNA-specific exonuclease RecJ, which gives rise to MYHAKKTWLDKVIDSEQIEQLTADGTISPHVAQLLVQRGFTTREAARDFLETDQMAFHDPFAFKDMPKVVERIQRAVDEGEMILIYGDYDVDGVSSAAILWHALIEIGGMAECYIPNRFTEGYGPNEAAFRWAAEEGFSLVITVDCGISGIHEADVLKELGVDLIITDHHEAKETLPDAFALIHPGVDPAYPFSKLAGAGVAFKVAHALLDREPVELLDLAVLGTIADLVPLVGENRLLAIRGIEALNASERPGILALRDVCSLTEEELTEESVGFAFGPRINAAGRLDSAMPALEMLLAESKDEALHLAKQLDQQNKQRQDIVKQIAEEATALVEERFKDDRVLVVDAADWNPGVVGIVASRLVEKYHRPVIMLCHDAEKGTAKGSGRSIPAFDLFAELTKCEDILPHFGGHPAAAGMTLSSDDVETLRQRLNEQASTLPDDAFIATIDVDLRLQVSDVSIQLIEDIQRLAPFGMGNPAPRIVIEQAKIRDMKRIGRDLTHVKALLSGDGKELDAIGFGFGDLVDEVSTLSEIHLMGSLNINEWNGFRKPQLMIQDVAVEDVQVFDYRGGKRPLSELFALPHETTTFVAFTDEVKEKYAERPLNGPIRQNIVFLDLPEEEVAFHPYVQQAERIYCAFKDEGYYFETIPSREDFKQYFQYFAKCPRDELRIGLVRLSKSRKWTKRSINFMHSVFSELDFLVTMEDGLPGVNPNAAKRDLTEAPTYQRHEARQELEQQYIYSSLAQLKERFDTLVEAAKQEEKTWSSNSI